Part of the Carnobacterium pleistocenium FTR1 genome is shown below.
GCTGGTTCTGAAGATATGAATTAACCGTAGAAGCAGACCGATTGATTTGTACTGATAATTGAACTTGTGACATATCCTTTCTTTTTATTGCTTTCTTTAATTGGCTTCCGATTGTTCTTGAAACTGTCATTTTTTTATTTCCTCCTTTTATTTTTTTAAATTACTAATGGTATCTGATTATTTTTTTCCTTAATTAACATTTTTAATTCAGTAGATGGCTCCCATAATTCAGCGAACTCGACAGCTTCATCAAATTTTAGTTTTGGTATTTCTTCGTAAGCTTCTACATCAAAGTAATTTTTTATTTCTCTCCAGTGATTACTGTAAAGTCTTGCTCTTAAATTTCTATCGTTATAAGATTGTGCTTTTTTACCGCCTAAAGCGTTGTAAACATTTATTCGAACTTTCGCAGCCAAATGATGTTTTTGCGACCGACTTAAGTTGATTTCTTGCTTTAAATCCTCGACATCATCTTGCACCAATTTCAAATTCGCTTTAATATCTTTTTGAGATTTTAAAGTTTCAATCATGATATCTTCTGGTTCCGTTGGTAATTGGTAGAAACCTGTTTTTCTGATTGCTGGTAAAACTTCGCTTGTTACCCATCGTTTAAATTTTTTAGCAACCTTCAACTTAGATCCAAAAACTAGCGAGAACATTCCGGATTCATTGATAAAAATCATTTCTCTATTTTGGTTACCGTCGAAAATGGTAATAATTTTCCGGTCTTCATTGTCCACGTGTCTGTTAATATCTCGACTACCGTTTTGGTATCCCAGGCTATCTGCAACATCTTTTCCTAAAAGCCACGGTTCACCATCAATTAACTGAGTTCTTAACTCTTGTTGTCCGAAATTAAAAATCTGAAGTTCGTTCATTTTTCTTCCTCACTTTCCGTATTTTCAAGTATTTAAATCCTGTAACTTATGAGTTAACATTAAGATTAAGTTTAAGAAGAAAAAATTGTGACTATAAGTTAATTTATTCATCATTAAGTTCCGATTTAGTTAACTCGGATTGTAAAAAAATATCATCAGGTTTCATTTCAAAAACAGCAGCAATCTTAACAGCTAGTGGATAACTCAGTCCTCTTTGACCGTTTTCAATCATCCAATAGTATTCTTTGGTAATACCAGCCGATTCCCCTACTTCTTTAAAACTCAAACCTTTTAGTTTTCTTATTTCGGCTAATTTTTCTAAAGACATTTCTTTTTGCACCTCCTTTGTTAACCTTGAGTTAACTATAATTCACTAATAGTTAATTGTCAACACATAAATACACATTTAGTTAACTTTTTTTATTTCTCTTTGTGTTAACTTCTAGTTAACGTTAATATAATAATCAAGCGAGGTGGTAACATGGAATTTGGTCAACGTTTAAAAGAGCTAAGAAAAGCGAAAAAAATGACTCAACAAGAACTCGGAGATATAATTCATGTTTCTAAAGTTTCAGTTTCGGGATACGAAACTGGCAACAGATCTCCTGATCCAGATACGTTGAATGCAATTGCTGATTATTTTGGAGTATCTTTAGATTATTTACGAGGACGTACAGATGTTAACCGAGACCCATATAATTTAACAAATAAAGAAACAAAGGATATAGCTGTTGAGGTACAGAATATGTTGGATGGAATGAATACAGACGCAGAGATTAATTTTTACGGGGAACCAATGTCAGATGAAGACAAAGAACTTTTAGCTGCTGCTTTAGAAACTGCTCTACAAATAAGTAAACGTGCTGCTAAAAAGAAATTTACTAGAAATGACTATAAAAAAAAGAGTGGTGATTAATATGGAAGACTTTGTAAGCCGAGAAGCCAATAAAGTTGTTAACATTCATAATACCTCTCTCCCCTCTAAACTAGCTAAGCTTTGCGGATGTGAAGTCATCTATTTAAATTTGAGCGACGATACCTGGGGATTTACGGTTAAAAAAAGTCGAATCAATACTATTGTCATAAATCAAGCTTTAGAAGAGAACGTTCAAGAATTTGTAATCGCTCACGAACTAGGGCATGTTAGATTACATAGTGGGATAAATACCCCTTTTCTACGCAGAGTTGCTAAAGGATCTTTTATTCCTTCTATAGAGTATGAGGCTAACCGCTTCGCTTTTGATGTTTTACTAAGTGGGATAGATGACAAAGAATTATATAC
Proteins encoded:
- a CDS encoding ORF6C domain-containing protein produces the protein MNELQIFNFGQQELRTQLIDGEPWLLGKDVADSLGYQNGSRDINRHVDNEDRKIITIFDGNQNREMIFINESGMFSLVFGSKLKVAKKFKRWVTSEVLPAIRKTGFYQLPTEPEDIMIETLKSQKDIKANLKLVQDDVEDLKQEINLSRSQKHHLAAKVRINVYNALGGKKAQSYNDRNLRARLYSNHWREIKNYFDVEAYEEIPKLKFDEAVEFAELWEPSTELKMLIKEKNNQIPLVI
- a CDS encoding helix-turn-helix domain-containing protein — its product is MSLEKLAEIRKLKGLSFKEVGESAGITKEYYWMIENGQRGLSYPLAVKIAAVFEMKPDDIFLQSELTKSELNDE
- a CDS encoding ImmA/IrrE family metallo-endopeptidase yields the protein MEDFVSREANKVVNIHNTSLPSKLAKLCGCEVIYLNLSDDTWGFTVKKSRINTIVINQALEENVQEFVIAHELGHVRLHSGINTPFLRRVAKGSFIPSIEYEANRFAFDVLLSGIDDKELYTKFQLLESLGLPNDLERFF
- a CDS encoding helix-turn-helix domain-containing protein; its protein translation is MEFGQRLKELRKAKKMTQQELGDIIHVSKVSVSGYETGNRSPDPDTLNAIADYFGVSLDYLRGRTDVNRDPYNLTNKETKDIAVEVQNMLDGMNTDAEINFYGEPMSDEDKELLAAALETALQISKRAAKKKFTRNDYKKKSGD